The Paenibacillus sp. BIC5C1 DNA segment TAGCGTGCGGCTCTCGTTCAGTGCAAAGGCAAGCGGCTGAACATCTTCCCGAGCAATCCACGCTTCCCATACAGAGTCTGTCGTCTGGCTAAGTGTATTATCGAATTGGGACTTGGCACTATTCAGCATCGCGGCAAGAGAACTAATAGTTCCCTGAAGCTGGACTGCTTTTTTATCATTTTGGTTTTGTGAAGAAAGACAGGACACAAATGCCGACCCTTCCGAAATTCGGATATAACAGCTCTGCAGCAGTTCAAGGATCGGATCAAACGCATTCGTTTCTTCCAGAGACTTGGGTGCAGGTGTATCTTTCAAAAGGGCTTGCAGCTTGCGTACATCCTGCTCCAGCTCAATCAGATACGCAGCGAATGACTCAGAGGCAGAACCTCCACTAAAAATGGACTCCAGATCCCAGACGGGTTGTAATGGTGTTTTCATTTAAATAAGGCACCTCTCTCAGTAGAATGGATAATTAACCTTGAATTAGAACTGGTTTTATAAGCGCTATATCTCTATACTAGAGAAATAGTTTAAGCTATTTTCAGGAGGTAATCGTATGAAACCTTTACAAGTCTCGGCTGACACAGCCGTCAAATTAGCAGAATCTCTGGGTGTTCCCCTCGAACATCTGATGCATATGCCGCAGCATATCCTGATGCAGAAAATCGCCGAATTGGCCAAAGAAGAAGCGGCTAAACCTGCCACTACAGAAGGCGAGCAAGAATGATTCCCTTTGAGAACAGCTGGCCTTACGATATTGTAATGGGGGACATTTATGTACAGCAATGTCCGTACTGCCATGCAAACAATGTACTGCTGCCACTCAAACCAAAGGAGCTTGTACGCATTCGCGAAGGCAAAAAGAAATTACTGGTCTTTCCTTGTTGTAATGCCAGCATGACTGTAATCGACAACGATAGTGATTACTTGCTGTCCAGTCGTCCTGTCCGCAATTAGAGAACAACTCTCACTTATCAAATGGGGCTGCGTTTCGCAGCCTCTTTGTCTGCTTCAATCATTTCATCTGGCAATTCCACCTTGCTCGAAATCATCTGTTCCCGCAGTAATGCCCACTGTTCTCGCGAAGCACGAATCATGGCTGCATCGGTAATGCGCTTGTCATGAATAACTCTGCCGAACCATTTTACAGCCTCATGGAATCGACCTACCCTGCGGTTCAACTCTCCCAACAGATAAAGAAGCTTGGCTTCATTCCCACCAGTACCTTCCCGTTCATAAACCTTTACATAAGCCTCAAGGCTAAATTCAAGAAAACGGTTTTCCTGGGTATGATCCTCCATATAACGATACAGCCAGGCAATATGATGCAGCAAACCGGCAACGACACGATCCTTCTCCTGAATAACCTGCGCACACAGCAAGCCAAGCTTGTATGAATCCATCGCCTGTTCCAGCGTCCTCGCTCCGCTATAGTCACGTTTCACCAACCGATTACCGATCTGCTCCTTAAAAGCCTTTCGTTGTTTATCGTTCAATTGTTCCGTCGAATTCTCCGTCGAAGCGAAACCACACTCGGGACAGATGCGAACAACATAGAAATCCGGATTCTCCCGCTTGTAGTAAGCGCAAAAATCAGAATCCGTCCGATATGGCCGTTTTAAGCTTGGTCTTACACGTGAGGTATCATACTCGTTCTCGCAATAATGACACTTCACCTTTACCTTATACAGAGGCTCTAATTCCACTCATTCCATCCCTCTCCCATAAGCTTGTAATCGGAACTAAGGTGTATTCACAAAATGGTGCGCTGGCCCCGACAATCGCTGCAGGACGAAAGAATGCAACGGCTCTTCCACACCAACTTGTGTCAACGCCTGATCCATACATGCCAGCCAGGCTTCTGCCCGTTCAACAGTCACTTCAAAGTGCATATGACGTGCACGCATCATCGGATGACCAAAAGCCTCGGAAAACAATGCAGGACCACCGAAGAACTGAGACAAAAACATGTATTGCTTGTCGATTACCGGCTGAATATCCTCTGGAAAAAGAGGTGCCAGCTTCTCATTCTGCTGAACAATCGGATAAAAAGCTTCAACCAGCGCGCGAACGCCTGCCTCTCCACCAAGATTGTCGTAGATGCTCAAACTAGGATTCATTTCCGTCTTCCCCTCCTTTCAGATGTCGAATTTTGACATATATTACACTCCCATGCTTAATTATGAAAGGAGATTGAAGAACAAGGCCACGAACACCTTTATCTTCATTCTATCAAAAAAATCCCAAAAGTCCTATATAACATGAAAGGCTTATGGTACCACATAGCCATGACTCATCCAGGTCTATCTCGTACTGAAGACACAAAAAAAGCGCCAAACAAGAGGTTTGGCGCACCAGATATTTCATCAATAACTTCGCCAATCCTCTTCTTCAGAGCGCACGAGCGAGGCACGTATAACATAAACAAAAGCACAAACCAGGATTCCGGTGACAAGACTCATAATCATCACTCCATCCGATTTAATTCCACCTTCTAGGTAAATAGGTGACGTCCAGGCGTTTTTATCATTTTAGCATACATCTTTTAAAAACACAGCCACTTTTGCAAGCGCTTTCCAAACATTAATTTGTACTGTTTGTCCGCTTTGTCTCATATATTGATGGCAAAAGAACCAGCGATCTGCTGCACACTGACCATTCCAAAAATAAAGGAGAAGAATTCATGGCCGCTTCACAACGAATCACCCATGTCCTGATTCCACTAGCTCTCCTGATCCTGTGTGTGTTGATGGTGCTGTTTCCTGCAGAAACCTGGCATGCAGGTGTACGCGGACTATCCATTTGGTGGGACGTGCTGTTTCCCTCCCTTTTTCCCTTTCTGGTGCTTTCCGAGCTGCTTCTCGGCTTTGGCATTGTTCATTTTTTGGGTACACTCTTAAATCCATTGATGCGTCCGCTATTTCGCGTTCCCGGAAGTGGTGGCTTTGTGTTTGCCGTCAGCTGCGCTTCCGGTTATCCCACTGGAGCCAAATTGACCGCACAATTATGGGAACAAAAATTGGTTACTCGGGAAGAAGGTGAACGCCTCGTTGCTTTCACCACATCATCCGATCCCATCTTCATGATTGGAGCCGTATCGGTCGGTTTTTTTCATAATGTAGCTATTGCTCCCATACTGGTCATATCACATTATGGTGCTGCATTTCTTGTAGGCCTGCTTATGCGGTTCCATGGCAACGTCCCCGTAAAGGATAAACAGTTGATCAACGACTCTCCCTCCGCCTCTGAAGAGGTGCACAGAAACAGACTTCTCCGAGCCATTAATGCCATGCACGAGGCAAGAAAGGCGGATGGACGGGCATTTGGTGAATTGCTGCGCCAGGCAGTTTCCTCATCCCTTCGCCTTATTATTATCGTAGGTGGGTTAGTTGTATTCTTCTCCGTTATGATGGAATTACTCGTTCAAACTGGATGGCTAGGCGGGTTATACGCTATTACGGAACAACTGCTTCTATATACAGGATTCCCCCCTGCCTTATCTCACAGTCTCGTAGGGGGTTTATTCGAAGTCACTTTGGGGGCCAAAGAAGCAGGAGCGGCAGGCATTTCCATTCCGCTCGTGTACAAAGCTGCTGCTGTTGCATTTGTCCTCTCCTGGGGAGGATTATCCGTCCATGCCCAGATCATGAGTGTCCTGAGCAACACACCCATGAGATATGGCCCCTTTCTGTTTGCGAGAGCAATCCACGCTCTCATCGCACCCATACTTGTACTTTTGTTGTGGTTGCCAATGATGGGTGGTTCAGAATGGCCTGTTTTGTTCCAAACCGGTGCCAAACCAGAATTATTTTTGTATACACCAGATTGGGGACAGATCCTGTTTTCGGGAATTGGTGTACTTGGAGGCGTATTACTTTTACTGCTGATACTTTCTCTGATGAGTGCCTTCTTCTTACCTCGACGTATGAAGAAATAAGCCTTCTTGCGCGTTTATATTCAACTGAATATCAATCCAACGTTGTGTTCTTCCCTGGAATTGATTATCATCGGTAGTATAATGACCACAAAGGAGCTTTCATCTTGAGATACTATGTTCAAGACCGCGGAGACCAGTTATCGATTGATCTCAGTCAGCAGTTTCATGCGCTGGCCAAAGAGGAAGGGTTTAAGCTGGATGCAGAATCGCCGGAGATTGTCATCTCCATCGGAGGCGATGGTACGATGCTGCAAGCATTTCACAATTTCATCGACCGCATCCCGGACATTGCTTTTGTTGGGGTTCATACAGGCCATCTCGGCTTTTATGCCGATTGGAAGAAGGAAGAATTACGGGAACTGGTTCGATTGATGAGCGGCAAAGGCGACCCGGAACGACTCAAACCCCGGATTGTGGAGTATCCGCTGCTGGAGCTGGAGATTCGTAAAAAGTCGGGCAATACCTCTTATATCGCACTGAACGAATTTACGTTAAAAGGTGTAGACGGAACAGTCGTGGCTCAGGTCGACATTAATGACGTGACGTTTGAGATGTTCCGGGGAGACGGTATCTGTGTATCAACACCTTCAGGCAGTACGGCATACAACAAGGCGCTTGGCGGCGCCATGGTGCATCCAACGATCGAGGCTATTCAGATCGCCGAGATTGCATCGATTAATAACCGTGTCTATCGGACGCTGGGTTCACCGGTTATTTTGCCCAAGCACCATCACTGTGATATCTTCTCACGCAAGGATCAGCGGTTGTTGCTTACCATTGACCACGTCAACGTTATGGTGGAAGATCTCATATCCGTACGCTGCCAAGTGGCTCGTCACAAGGTCAGCTTTGCCCGTTTCCGGCCGTATCCGTTTTGGAACAGGGTTCGCACAGCTTTTTTGGACTAAATACATGCACAAAAAAAAGCGGTCCTTCTCAGGAACCGCTTTTTGCTTTGGCTTGAGGCTGATCTTTGCTCTTCTGAAGCACAAAGTACGCACAGCCAAAATTGCAATATTCATTGATGTAGTCCACCATGCTAGAGATCGTGGAATCCTTCGTTGCTTTGGGATGGTTGTCCCGGTAAAAACCCTTCAACCGCAACTGGCTGTAACCCCAGTCCCCAATAATGTAATCGTACCGCTCCAGCACTTCGCTGTAACGGTCACGGAACACTTCAGGATTCCAGCCTTCTTTGTGGTTCTGCACAATTTCATAATTCTTTCCGCCGATTTGTACAATAACCGGTTCTTTAGGTTTGTCCTGCACAGGCTCCTGAACCGATTCCTGAATCTGTTCTGAACTTTTTTCTTCTTCCAAACCTGTCTCCTCCATCATGCGTGAGATGCCGCCTTTTCACTATTTTTCGCAGCAGATTTCACTTGTTCATGGGCATGGTAGGAGCTGCGGACCATAGGTCCGGATTCCACGTGGCTGAATCCACGCTTCAGTCCTTCCTGCTTCAATGATGCGAACTCCTCTGGCGGATAATACTTCTCCACAAACAGATGTTTCTCGGATGGCTGCAAGTATTGACCAATCGTCATAATGTCACAATCCACAGCGCGCAGATCATCCATCGTTTGCAAAATTTCATGATATTCCTCACCTACACCAAGCATGATACTCGATTTCGTTGGGATATTTGGCTGCATTTCCTTGGCACGAGCAAGCAGTTCGAGTGA contains these protein-coding regions:
- a CDS encoding globin, encoding MNPSLSIYDNLGGEAGVRALVEAFYPIVQQNEKLAPLFPEDIQPVIDKQYMFLSQFFGGPALFSEAFGHPMMRARHMHFEVTVERAEAWLACMDQALTQVGVEEPLHSFVLQRLSGPAHHFVNTP
- the ylbJ gene encoding sporulation integral membrane protein YlbJ; this translates as MAASQRITHVLIPLALLILCVLMVLFPAETWHAGVRGLSIWWDVLFPSLFPFLVLSELLLGFGIVHFLGTLLNPLMRPLFRVPGSGGFVFAVSCASGYPTGAKLTAQLWEQKLVTREEGERLVAFTTSSDPIFMIGAVSVGFFHNVAIAPILVISHYGAAFLVGLLMRFHGNVPVKDKQLINDSPSASEEVHRNRLLRAINAMHEARKADGRAFGELLRQAVSSSLRLIIIVGGLVVFFSVMMELLVQTGWLGGLYAITEQLLLYTGFPPALSHSLVGGLFEVTLGAKEAGAAGISIPLVYKAAAVAFVLSWGGLSVHAQIMSVLSNTPMRYGPFLFARAIHALIAPILVLLLWLPMMGGSEWPVLFQTGAKPELFLYTPDWGQILFSGIGVLGGVLLLLLILSLMSAFFLPRRMKK
- a CDS encoding NAD kinase; translated protein: MRYYVQDRGDQLSIDLSQQFHALAKEEGFKLDAESPEIVISIGGDGTMLQAFHNFIDRIPDIAFVGVHTGHLGFYADWKKEELRELVRLMSGKGDPERLKPRIVEYPLLELEIRKKSGNTSYIALNEFTLKGVDGTVVAQVDINDVTFEMFRGDGICVSTPSGSTAYNKALGGAMVHPTIEAIQIAEIASINNRVYRTLGSPVILPKHHHCDIFSRKDQRLLLTIDHVNVMVEDLISVRCQVARHKVSFARFRPYPFWNRVRTAFLD
- a CDS encoding YutD family protein; translated protein: MMEETGLEEEKSSEQIQESVQEPVQDKPKEPVIVQIGGKNYEIVQNHKEGWNPEVFRDRYSEVLERYDYIIGDWGYSQLRLKGFYRDNHPKATKDSTISSMVDYINEYCNFGCAYFVLQKSKDQPQAKAKSGS
- a CDS encoding YycC family protein, which produces MKPLQVSADTAVKLAESLGVPLEHLMHMPQHILMQKIAELAKEEAAKPATTEGEQE
- a CDS encoding DUF2225 domain-containing protein; amino-acid sequence: MELEPLYKVKVKCHYCENEYDTSRVRPSLKRPYRTDSDFCAYYKRENPDFYVVRICPECGFASTENSTEQLNDKQRKAFKEQIGNRLVKRDYSGARTLEQAMDSYKLGLLCAQVIQEKDRVVAGLLHHIAWLYRYMEDHTQENRFLEFSLEAYVKVYEREGTGGNEAKLLYLLGELNRRVGRFHEAVKWFGRVIHDKRITDAAMIRASREQWALLREQMISSKVELPDEMIEADKEAAKRSPI